Proteins encoded by one window of Kribbella italica:
- a CDS encoding helix-turn-helix domain-containing protein, which produces MISIRLNADDVSRIRFAFSPVWETVTSVRALSNSSSGSVHGPWLRKVRPVAEGEDLELLRALIPRIGYIADFMTPAPPRRSTGFDAGLAAIEATPYELVVDELSRVHRGNPNPLLPPLIADPGEALSRITGALRTYWQRAVEPDWRRMRALLQEDLAFRLDELAAGGLDRLFRNLHPSVRLSGDRIEIDRPFVCPDGVPTAGQGVLLVPCVFTWPAALPVTGAPHVPTITYPPRGLGRLWESQQETAGSPLAELVGRTRAAIVSHLDLPMSTTHLAHALDVSAPTLSVHLGILRNAGVVDSRRDGRTVLYFRTSLGNHLLTASGTSQLSETA; this is translated from the coding sequence GTGATCAGCATCAGGCTCAACGCCGACGACGTCAGCCGCATCAGGTTCGCGTTCTCGCCGGTCTGGGAGACGGTCACCAGTGTGCGGGCCCTGAGCAACAGTTCGTCCGGGAGCGTGCACGGACCGTGGCTGCGCAAGGTGCGTCCGGTCGCCGAGGGCGAGGACCTGGAGTTGCTCCGGGCCCTCATTCCGCGGATCGGGTACATCGCGGACTTCATGACGCCGGCGCCGCCGCGGCGGTCGACCGGGTTCGACGCCGGGCTGGCCGCGATCGAGGCGACGCCGTACGAGCTGGTGGTCGACGAGCTCAGCAGAGTGCACCGGGGAAACCCGAACCCGTTGCTGCCGCCGCTGATCGCTGATCCCGGGGAAGCGCTCTCTCGGATCACCGGCGCGCTGCGGACGTACTGGCAGCGCGCGGTCGAGCCGGACTGGCGGCGGATGCGCGCGTTGCTGCAGGAGGATCTCGCGTTCCGGCTGGACGAACTGGCCGCGGGCGGGCTTGACCGGCTGTTCCGGAACCTGCATCCGTCCGTACGACTGAGCGGCGACCGGATCGAGATCGATCGCCCGTTCGTGTGCCCCGACGGAGTGCCGACGGCCGGTCAGGGTGTGCTGCTCGTGCCGTGCGTGTTCACCTGGCCGGCGGCGCTGCCGGTGACCGGTGCGCCGCACGTACCGACGATCACCTATCCCCCACGCGGGCTCGGGCGGTTGTGGGAGAGCCAGCAGGAAACCGCCGGCTCGCCACTGGCCGAACTGGTCGGGCGGACTCGGGCGGCGATCGTGAGTCACTTGGATCTGCCGATGTCGACGACGCACCTGGCGCACGCACTGGACGTGTCGGCGCCGACCCTGAGCGTCCACCTCGGCATCCTGCGCAACGCCGGCGTGGTCGACTCGCGTCGCGACGGTCGTACGGTGCTGTACTTCCGGACGTCGCTGGGCAATCACCTGCTGACGGCGTCGGGGACGAGCCAGCTGTCCGAGACGGCTTGA
- a CDS encoding 1-aminocyclopropane-1-carboxylate deaminase — MPITDFDRYPLLFGPSPVHPLDRLTAHLGGARIWAKREDVNSGLAYGGNKTRKLEYLLPEALAQGADTLVSIGGIQSNHTRQVAAAAAKSGLKAVLVQESWVDWPDPVNDKVGNILLSRIMGADVRLVRAGFGIGFKESWQQVLDDVRAAGGTPYAIPAGASDHRLGGLGFANWADEVAAQERELGVFFDTIVVCSVTGSTHAGMIAGFAGQDRPRRVLGIDASAKLDETRAQVAKIARATAELIGLGRELRDDEITVLEGWAGEKYGIPVESTMDAIRLSGRLEAMIIDPVYEGKSMAGLIELVRSGEIPKDSNVLYAHLGGQPALNAYSGLFQ; from the coding sequence ATGCCAATCACCGATTTCGATCGCTACCCGTTGCTCTTCGGCCCGAGCCCGGTGCACCCGCTCGACCGGCTCACCGCGCACCTCGGCGGCGCGCGGATCTGGGCCAAGCGGGAGGACGTCAACAGCGGTCTGGCGTACGGCGGCAACAAGACGCGCAAGCTCGAGTACCTGCTCCCGGAAGCACTCGCCCAGGGCGCCGACACGTTGGTGAGCATCGGCGGCATCCAGTCGAACCACACCCGCCAGGTCGCCGCCGCGGCCGCGAAGTCGGGCCTGAAAGCCGTGCTGGTCCAAGAGAGCTGGGTCGACTGGCCGGACCCGGTCAACGACAAGGTCGGCAACATCCTGCTCTCGCGGATCATGGGCGCCGACGTGCGGCTGGTCCGCGCCGGGTTCGGGATCGGGTTCAAGGAGAGCTGGCAGCAGGTGCTGGACGACGTCCGGGCAGCAGGCGGTACGCCGTACGCGATCCCCGCCGGTGCTTCGGACCACCGGCTCGGCGGGCTCGGGTTCGCGAACTGGGCCGACGAGGTCGCGGCGCAGGAGCGCGAACTCGGCGTCTTCTTCGACACGATCGTCGTCTGCAGCGTCACCGGCAGCACGCACGCCGGGATGATCGCCGGGTTCGCCGGGCAGGACCGGCCGCGCCGGGTGCTCGGGATCGACGCGTCGGCCAAGCTCGACGAGACGCGGGCGCAGGTCGCGAAGATCGCGCGCGCCACCGCGGAGCTGATCGGGCTCGGGCGGGAGCTGCGCGACGACGAGATCACGGTGCTGGAGGGGTGGGCGGGGGAGAAGTACGGGATCCCGGTCGAGTCGACGATGGATGCGATCCGGCTGAGCGGGCGGCTTGAGGCGATGATCATCGATCCCGTGTACGAGGGGAAGTCGATGGCGGGGCTGATCGAGTTGGTACGGTCCGGCGAGATCCCGAAGGACTCGAACGTGCTGTACGCGCATCTCGGCGGGCAGCCGGCGCTCAACGCGTACAGCGGGCTGTTCCAGTAG
- a CDS encoding HAD family hydrolase gives MSERSVDNVVFDIGGVLLDWNPNYLYAELIPDEEQRRHFLTNVTTPEWNMRQDAGRPWAEAVEELTALHPQHAEWIAAYDTGWLKMVKGLLTDTVDLLTELQALGVPTYALTNFSGEKWAVAKETFPVLDSFTGEIVSGHEQVVKPDEKIYRLLVDRFTLDPARTFFTDDVQRNVDGARAAGLDAELFTTAADLRTQLHTRGLQLKP, from the coding sequence ATGAGTGAGCGCAGCGTCGACAACGTGGTCTTCGATATCGGTGGGGTCCTGCTGGACTGGAATCCGAACTACCTGTACGCCGAACTGATCCCCGACGAGGAGCAGCGTCGGCACTTCCTGACCAACGTCACCACGCCCGAGTGGAACATGCGGCAGGACGCCGGACGGCCCTGGGCCGAGGCCGTCGAGGAGCTCACCGCGCTGCACCCGCAGCACGCCGAGTGGATCGCCGCGTACGACACCGGCTGGCTGAAGATGGTCAAGGGCCTGCTGACCGACACGGTCGACCTGCTGACCGAGCTCCAGGCGCTCGGCGTCCCGACGTACGCGCTGACCAACTTCTCCGGCGAGAAGTGGGCGGTCGCGAAGGAGACCTTCCCGGTCCTCGACAGTTTCACCGGCGAAATCGTCTCCGGCCACGAGCAGGTCGTGAAGCCCGACGAGAAGATCTACCGCCTGCTCGTCGACCGCTTCACCCTCGACCCGGCCCGCACCTTCTTCACCGACGACGTCCAGCGCAACGTCGACGGCGCCCGCGCCGCCGGCCTCGACGCCGAACTCTTCACCACGGCCGCCGACCTCCGCACCCAACTCCACACCCGAGGCCTTCAGCTGAAGCCCTAG
- a CDS encoding MDR family MFS transporter, producing MTSIGAPRERSPLPRAFWALWVCQLVNRLGSFVQPFLVLYLTQDRHLSAGTAGAVAAAVGAGSVVSQLVGGWLSDRIGRRRTMLIGFLGTAAALILLGSARSLAMIAVAAFVVGLMGDLFRPAVQATVADLLQPRERVRAYGLLFWAINLGFSVSTVSAGVLASIGYNLLFWINAGTSVVAALVIWRMVPETRPVLDEGTSRRALLPVVLRDTTFLLMVLLQIGYATIYFQGYSTLPLAMAADGLPSSTYGLVIALNGVVIVVVQPFVNRRLATLDRPKLLAGSMLIVGVGFGVGAAVDSWWGYGLSVVVWTVGEIGFAAVIGAVFADLAPVDLRGGYMGLAGSMSFGLGSVIGPLLGTITLEHAGPTTVWLACAALGLILFTAQLSLAPSLHARATTSTSPQPTSP from the coding sequence ATGACATCGATCGGTGCTCCCAGGGAGCGCTCTCCGCTGCCCCGCGCGTTCTGGGCGCTCTGGGTCTGCCAGCTGGTCAACCGCCTCGGCAGCTTCGTCCAGCCCTTCCTCGTGCTCTACCTGACCCAGGACCGGCACCTGTCCGCCGGTACGGCGGGCGCCGTCGCCGCGGCCGTCGGTGCGGGCTCGGTCGTCTCGCAGCTCGTCGGCGGCTGGCTGTCCGACCGGATCGGCCGCCGCCGGACCATGCTGATCGGGTTCCTCGGCACCGCCGCCGCGCTGATCCTGCTCGGCTCGGCACGGTCGCTCGCGATGATCGCGGTCGCCGCGTTCGTGGTCGGCCTGATGGGCGACCTGTTCCGCCCGGCGGTCCAGGCGACGGTCGCCGATCTGCTCCAGCCAAGAGAGCGCGTTCGCGCGTACGGGCTGCTGTTCTGGGCGATCAACCTCGGCTTCTCGGTCTCGACCGTCAGCGCCGGCGTCCTGGCGAGCATCGGTTACAACCTGCTGTTCTGGATCAACGCCGGTACGTCGGTGGTCGCCGCCCTCGTGATCTGGCGGATGGTCCCCGAGACCCGGCCGGTGCTCGACGAAGGCACGTCACGCCGTGCGCTGTTGCCCGTCGTACTGCGGGACACGACGTTCCTGCTGATGGTCCTGCTCCAGATCGGCTACGCCACGATCTACTTCCAGGGCTACTCCACTCTGCCGCTCGCGATGGCGGCCGACGGGCTGCCGAGTTCGACGTACGGGTTGGTGATCGCACTGAACGGCGTCGTGATCGTCGTCGTCCAGCCCTTCGTCAACCGCCGGCTCGCCACGCTGGATCGTCCGAAACTGCTCGCCGGTTCGATGCTGATCGTCGGGGTCGGGTTCGGTGTGGGGGCGGCGGTCGACAGCTGGTGGGGTTATGGGCTGTCGGTGGTCGTCTGGACCGTCGGCGAGATCGGCTTCGCGGCCGTGATCGGCGCGGTGTTCGCGGACCTCGCGCCGGTCGATCTGCGCGGCGGGTACATGGGGCTGGCCGGCAGCATGTCCTTCGGCCTCGGCAGCGTCATCGGCCCTCTCCTGGGCACCATCACCCTCGAACACGCCGGCCCCACCACCGTCTGGCTGGCCTGCGCCGCCCTGGGCCTGATCCTCTTCACCGCCCAACTGTCCCTGGCCCCATCCCTCCACGCCCGAGCCACCACCAGCACCTCACCGCAACCCACAAGCCCTTGA
- a CDS encoding winged helix-turn-helix transcriptional regulator, whose product MAAGTPVPGRPVRGSQTGRPIMAAFDLLGRRWALRVLWELRDGPVGFRALQERCDDVSPTVLSARLAELREAGLLWQDESKAHQLTATGRDLSRSLKPLLAWSERWAAETRG is encoded by the coding sequence ATGGCGGCTGGTACGCCGGTGCCCGGACGCCCGGTACGCGGTTCGCAGACCGGGCGGCCGATCATGGCCGCGTTCGACCTGCTCGGCCGACGGTGGGCGTTGCGGGTGCTCTGGGAACTGCGCGACGGTCCGGTCGGGTTCCGTGCCCTGCAGGAGCGGTGCGACGACGTGTCGCCGACGGTGCTGAGCGCGCGACTGGCTGAGCTGAGGGAGGCCGGGCTGCTCTGGCAGGACGAGTCGAAGGCCCACCAACTCACCGCGACCGGTCGCGATCTGTCCCGTTCGCTCAAGCCCTTGCTGGCCTGGTCCGAGCGCTGGGCGGCCGAGACGCGTGGTTGA
- a CDS encoding primosomal protein N', with protein sequence MAPTGESPEQLTLLRETVRRSRTKAPADITDTLPIARVAVDVSLPHLDRAFDYLVPEDLAATAQPGARVKVRFAGKDLDGFILERLAETEHAGKLARIRKVVSPEQVLTPEVADLCRAVADRYAGVLADVTRLAVPPRLAKVEAEALRCNQPTRPVESTSRDEWSPYPHAEGFLDAVRRTEAPRAIWTAIPGADWALAFAQAAAVCASTGRGALLLAPDARDLERLAKACTTVLGPDGFVTLSADLGPTPRYRAFISALRGCTRVVIGTRAAAFAPVTDLGLVALWDDGDDSYAEPRAPYPHAREVLLLRAHRQKCAALLGGFARSAETAALLESGWANELIADRAVTRAAAPAVHIAGESDRDLARDPGARAARLPHQAFEVAREGLKTGPVLVQVPRAGYLPSLVCQTCRTPSRCTTCGGSLRRTGSSGPASCTVCGRPAADHRCPECGDTRMRAAVVGARRTAEELGRAFPGVVVRTSGGDSMLDEIPGDPALVVTTPGAEPVAENGYAAALLLDTWLLLARPDLRAPEEAVRRWFNAAAMVRSAREGGKVIMVGEPSAMPLQAVVRWSPEGYATRELEERRTARLAPAAKLAELVGSADAVADLITRVRDLVDPTAGLEVLGPVDVDEETVRAVVRTPRAYTLARVLKEALAARGTKKLPGPLRVQVDPATFG encoded by the coding sequence GTGGCACCGACCGGGGAATCTCCTGAGCAGCTGACCTTGCTGCGCGAGACCGTCCGGCGCTCCCGCACGAAGGCCCCCGCCGACATCACCGACACCCTCCCGATCGCCCGGGTCGCGGTCGACGTCTCGTTGCCGCACCTGGACCGCGCGTTCGACTACCTCGTCCCCGAAGACCTCGCCGCGACCGCACAGCCGGGCGCCCGGGTGAAAGTGCGATTCGCGGGCAAGGACCTCGACGGATTCATTCTGGAACGCCTGGCCGAGACCGAGCACGCCGGCAAGCTCGCGCGCATCCGCAAGGTCGTTTCCCCCGAGCAGGTCCTCACCCCCGAGGTCGCCGATCTCTGCCGCGCCGTCGCCGACCGGTACGCCGGCGTCCTGGCCGATGTCACCCGCCTGGCCGTGCCGCCAAGACTCGCGAAGGTCGAGGCCGAAGCGCTCCGCTGCAACCAGCCCACGCGCCCGGTCGAGTCCACCTCCCGCGACGAGTGGTCGCCGTACCCGCATGCCGAAGGCTTCCTCGACGCCGTACGCCGTACCGAAGCCCCCCGCGCCATCTGGACCGCGATCCCAGGCGCCGACTGGGCGCTCGCGTTTGCCCAAGCCGCCGCCGTCTGCGCCTCGACCGGCCGCGGCGCACTCCTGCTCGCCCCGGACGCCCGCGACCTCGAGCGCCTCGCCAAGGCCTGTACGACGGTCCTCGGCCCCGACGGCTTCGTCACGCTCTCGGCCGACCTCGGCCCGACCCCTCGCTATCGCGCGTTCATCTCCGCCCTCCGCGGCTGCACCCGCGTCGTCATCGGCACCCGCGCGGCCGCGTTCGCACCGGTCACCGACCTCGGCCTGGTCGCGCTCTGGGACGACGGCGACGACTCGTACGCCGAACCGCGCGCGCCGTACCCGCACGCCCGCGAGGTCCTCCTCCTCCGCGCCCACCGCCAGAAGTGCGCCGCGCTGCTCGGCGGATTCGCCCGCTCGGCCGAGACCGCCGCGCTGCTCGAGTCCGGCTGGGCCAACGAACTGATCGCCGACCGCGCCGTCACCCGCGCCGCCGCGCCCGCCGTCCACATCGCGGGGGAGTCGGACCGCGACCTCGCCCGCGACCCCGGCGCTCGCGCCGCGCGGCTGCCGCACCAGGCGTTCGAGGTCGCGCGCGAAGGGCTCAAGACCGGGCCGGTCCTCGTGCAGGTGCCGCGCGCGGGGTACCTGCCGAGCCTGGTGTGCCAGACGTGCCGGACGCCGTCGCGCTGTACGACGTGCGGCGGTTCGCTGCGTCGTACGGGCTCGTCCGGCCCGGCGAGCTGCACCGTCTGCGGCCGCCCGGCGGCGGACCACCGGTGCCCCGAGTGCGGCGACACGAGGATGCGCGCGGCCGTCGTCGGCGCCCGGCGTACGGCGGAGGAGCTGGGCCGGGCGTTCCCGGGCGTCGTCGTCCGCACCTCGGGCGGCGACAGCATGCTCGACGAGATCCCCGGCGATCCCGCGCTCGTCGTCACGACCCCCGGCGCCGAACCCGTCGCGGAGAACGGCTACGCGGCAGCCCTTCTCCTGGACACCTGGCTGCTGCTGGCCCGGCCCGACCTGCGCGCGCCCGAGGAGGCCGTCCGGCGCTGGTTCAACGCGGCCGCGATGGTCCGCTCCGCCCGCGAAGGCGGCAAGGTGATCATGGTCGGCGAACCCTCCGCGATGCCGCTCCAGGCCGTCGTCCGCTGGAGCCCCGAGGGCTACGCAACCCGCGAACTGGAAGAACGCCGCACCGCCCGCCTGGCCCCCGCCGCCAAACTCGCCGAACTGGTCGGCTCCGCCGACGCCGTAGCCGACCTGATCACCCGCGTCCGCGACCTCGTCGACCCCACCGCAGGCCTCGAAGTCCTCGGCCCGGTCGACGTCGACGAAGAAACCGTCCGCGCCGTAGTCCGTACGCCGCGCGCCTACACCCTCGCCCGCGTCCTCAAAGAAGCCCTGGCCGCCCGAGGCACCAAGAAACTCCCCGGCCCCCTCCGAGTCCAAGTAGACCCCGCAACCTTCGGCTGA
- a CDS encoding DoxX family protein: MKANLVTSRPAAALSTAGGPRIRLRTAGRWVLQIALAAPIAIGGIAKLTGDPQMTAMFSTLGAEPWLRIVIGVLELLGAVGLLIPRTAVWAATGLAVLLAGASFTNVALLHTSPVLPLVFFAIAVSIVLLRRRELTTSIRERR, translated from the coding sequence ATGAAAGCCAATCTCGTCACATCGCGGCCGGCAGCAGCCCTGTCCACAGCAGGTGGGCCGCGAATCCGGCTGAGGACCGCCGGTCGCTGGGTCCTTCAGATCGCACTGGCGGCACCGATCGCGATCGGTGGAATCGCCAAGCTGACAGGCGACCCGCAGATGACCGCCATGTTCTCGACCCTCGGCGCCGAGCCGTGGCTGCGGATCGTGATCGGCGTCTTGGAGCTCTTGGGCGCTGTCGGACTTCTGATTCCCCGGACGGCCGTGTGGGCCGCCACGGGCCTGGCTGTGCTGCTCGCTGGGGCGTCGTTCACGAATGTCGCCCTCCTGCACACCAGTCCGGTCCTTCCGCTGGTCTTCTTCGCGATCGCCGTCTCGATCGTGCTCCTGCGCCGCCGTGAACTGACCACGTCCATCAGGGAGCGTCGATGA
- a CDS encoding winged helix DNA-binding domain-containing protein produces the protein MKITWPAVVARRMRRHHLDAGTAGANLGPVDVVRAMSGAHAQVLSAAEISVALRLEKATRTEVQQALWEERSLVKTFGPRGTVHLLPTEDLPLWTGALSALPRSGAVGTPEMRMTPEQTAEVIEAVGGALSEDDLTVDELTDEVVARTGPWAGELVMPAFQEYWPRWRQVIPAAATAGVLCYGPNRGRKTTYTNPHRFTPPFQPENGERALPELLRRYLHSYGPATPQQFAKWLSTSPAFITELFDQDGLEQVELDGRPAWVIEGDTDFPEDPVRGVRLLPYFDAYAVGSHPRELVFPGEASTRALAGGQAGNYPVLLVDGVVAGVWHQRLSGRKLQVTVEPLRPLKPAQLRALGNAVDRLAEIVNARPTLTLDKITVGPHA, from the coding sequence ATGAAGATCACCTGGCCCGCCGTTGTCGCGCGACGGATGCGGCGGCATCACTTGGACGCCGGTACTGCGGGCGCGAATCTGGGCCCGGTCGACGTCGTACGGGCGATGTCCGGTGCGCACGCGCAGGTGTTGTCGGCGGCGGAGATCTCCGTGGCACTCCGGTTAGAGAAGGCGACGCGGACCGAGGTGCAGCAGGCGCTCTGGGAAGAGCGCTCTCTGGTGAAGACCTTCGGCCCGCGCGGGACCGTGCACCTGCTGCCGACCGAGGACCTGCCGCTGTGGACGGGAGCGCTCTCCGCGTTGCCGCGGTCGGGCGCTGTGGGGACTCCTGAGATGCGGATGACGCCGGAGCAGACGGCCGAGGTGATCGAGGCCGTCGGGGGAGCGCTCTCCGAGGACGATCTCACCGTCGACGAACTGACCGACGAGGTGGTCGCGCGGACCGGTCCGTGGGCGGGGGAGCTGGTGATGCCGGCGTTCCAGGAGTACTGGCCGCGCTGGCGTCAGGTGATTCCGGCGGCTGCGACCGCGGGCGTGCTCTGCTACGGCCCGAACCGCGGCCGCAAGACGACGTACACCAATCCGCATCGCTTCACCCCGCCGTTCCAGCCCGAGAACGGTGAGAGAGCGCTCCCCGAACTTCTCCGGCGCTACCTCCACTCCTACGGGCCGGCGACGCCGCAGCAGTTCGCGAAATGGCTCAGCACCTCGCCCGCGTTCATCACCGAACTCTTCGACCAGGACGGCCTCGAGCAGGTCGAGCTCGACGGCCGGCCCGCCTGGGTGATCGAGGGGGACACCGACTTCCCCGAGGACCCGGTGCGCGGCGTACGCCTGCTCCCGTACTTCGACGCGTACGCCGTCGGAAGCCATCCGCGGGAGCTCGTCTTCCCCGGCGAGGCCTCAACCCGGGCCCTCGCCGGCGGCCAGGCCGGCAACTATCCGGTGCTCCTCGTCGACGGCGTCGTCGCGGGCGTGTGGCACCAGCGCCTCTCCGGCCGGAAGCTCCAGGTCACCGTCGAACCCCTGCGCCCGTTGAAACCGGCCCAACTCCGTGCCCTCGGCAACGCAGTGGATCGACTCGCCGAGATCGTCAACGCCCGCCCGACACTCACCCTCGACAAGATCACCGTCGGCCCGCACGCGTGA
- a CDS encoding carboxymuconolactone decarboxylase family protein has product MSARLRPVEPPYPERIQTLLGKLMPPGSPYEPLLLFRVLALHPELADRARPMASGLLNKGLLPARDRELVISRATARAGAEYEWGVHVVVFGPVVGLDREVFDAVASGEAWPDPVLMTAVDELHDEATWSTATWTAVRERYDDAQVVELLLLAGWYRTLSTVINALELPLESWGARSRAFTRAGRR; this is encoded by the coding sequence ATGTCCGCCCGTCTACGACCGGTCGAACCGCCTTATCCAGAACGGATCCAGACCCTGCTCGGCAAGCTGATGCCACCTGGTTCGCCGTACGAGCCGTTGCTGCTGTTCCGCGTGCTGGCGTTGCACCCGGAGCTGGCCGACCGTGCCCGGCCGATGGCGTCGGGCCTGCTGAACAAGGGATTGCTGCCCGCGCGCGACCGGGAACTGGTGATCTCGCGGGCCACCGCGCGCGCCGGCGCGGAGTACGAGTGGGGCGTGCACGTGGTGGTCTTCGGGCCGGTGGTCGGGCTGGATCGGGAGGTCTTCGACGCCGTTGCGTCTGGCGAGGCGTGGCCTGATCCGGTGCTCATGACGGCGGTCGACGAGCTGCACGACGAGGCGACCTGGAGTACGGCGACCTGGACTGCCGTGCGGGAGCGGTACGACGACGCGCAGGTGGTCGAGCTGCTGCTCCTGGCGGGTTGGTACCGGACGTTGTCGACGGTGATCAACGCGTTGGAGCTCCCGCTGGAGAGCTGGGGAGCGCGCTCTCGGGCGTTCACGCGTGCGGGCCGACGGTGA
- a CDS encoding TetR/AcrR family transcriptional regulator C-terminal domain-containing protein, with protein sequence MAEVTPYEDPRITRSRTIIVTAAITVFADKGFAGATIDDVAVAAGVAKRTVYNIYGDKERLFREMLKEAIDTASSYAVRLETSGLTQHASGRANEPSLEDRLVDVALDLARSIHGGPVITLRRLLIGEANRVPDLAVDYYRRAPGLVLDRLAQTLRQLHDSGALLVQDPPTAAEHFAFLVIGASLDRALFDHNISLIHAEERAESGARAFYRAYSPPTGSPP encoded by the coding sequence GTGGCTGAGGTAACTCCGTACGAAGATCCACGGATCACCCGATCTCGGACGATCATCGTGACGGCCGCCATCACGGTGTTCGCGGACAAAGGATTCGCCGGCGCGACGATCGACGACGTCGCCGTGGCCGCCGGCGTCGCCAAGCGAACCGTCTACAACATCTACGGCGACAAGGAACGGCTGTTCCGCGAGATGCTGAAGGAGGCGATCGACACCGCGTCGTCCTACGCCGTGCGGCTGGAGACCAGCGGGCTGACCCAGCACGCGAGCGGTCGCGCGAACGAGCCCAGCCTGGAGGACCGGCTGGTCGACGTCGCCCTCGATCTCGCCCGCTCGATCCACGGCGGTCCGGTCATCACGCTCAGGCGTCTGCTCATCGGCGAGGCCAACCGCGTCCCCGACCTGGCCGTCGACTACTACCGGCGAGCTCCTGGGCTGGTCCTCGATCGATTGGCCCAGACGCTGCGGCAACTCCATGACTCCGGCGCCCTGCTCGTCCAGGATCCGCCGACGGCCGCCGAACACTTCGCGTTCCTGGTGATCGGCGCCTCGCTCGACCGTGCGCTGTTCGACCACAACATCTCGCTGATCCACGCCGAGGAGCGCGCAGAATCCGGCGCCCGAGCGTTCTACCGGGCCTACAGCCCCCCAACCGGCTCTCCGCCCTAG
- the metK gene encoding methionine adenosyltransferase — protein sequence MARRLFTSESVTEGHPDKIADQISDSILDALLAEDPKSRVAVETLITTGLVVVAGEVTTSAYVDIPGIVRNRILEIGYDSSLKGFDGASCGVQVAIGSQSPDIAQGVNTAYETRADASVDALDLQGAGDQGLMFGYASNETPELMPLPITIAHRLSERLSAVRKDGTMAYLRPDGKTQVTVEYDGDKAVRIDTVVVSSQHAADISLDEMLTPDVKKHVVDPILEQFEIDSSDYKLLVNPTGRFEIGGPMGDAGLTGRKIIIDTYGGMARHGGGAFSGKDPSKVDRSAAYAMRWVAKHIVAAGLASRAECQVAYAIGKAAPVGFYVDTFGTETVAIDKITTAVLEVFDLRPAAIIRDLDLLRPIYTQTAANGHFGRTGEDFTWEKLDRVDALKAAATK from the coding sequence GTGGCACGGCGCCTTTTCACGTCCGAGTCGGTGACGGAAGGTCACCCGGACAAGATCGCTGACCAGATCAGCGACTCCATCCTCGACGCCCTTCTGGCCGAGGACCCGAAGAGCCGCGTCGCGGTGGAGACCCTGATCACGACCGGACTGGTGGTCGTGGCCGGCGAGGTCACCACGTCGGCGTACGTGGACATCCCCGGGATCGTCCGCAACCGGATCCTCGAGATCGGTTACGACTCGTCGCTGAAGGGCTTCGACGGCGCGTCCTGCGGCGTGCAGGTCGCCATCGGCAGCCAGTCGCCCGACATCGCGCAGGGCGTCAACACGGCGTACGAGACCCGCGCGGACGCCTCGGTCGACGCGCTGGACCTGCAGGGCGCCGGCGACCAGGGCCTGATGTTCGGCTACGCGTCGAACGAGACCCCCGAGCTGATGCCGCTGCCGATCACCATCGCGCACCGGCTGTCCGAGCGGCTGTCCGCGGTCCGCAAGGACGGCACGATGGCCTACCTGCGTCCCGACGGCAAGACCCAGGTCACGGTCGAGTACGACGGTGACAAGGCGGTCCGGATCGACACCGTCGTGGTCTCCAGCCAGCACGCGGCCGACATCAGCCTCGACGAGATGCTGACGCCGGACGTGAAGAAGCACGTCGTCGACCCGATCCTCGAGCAGTTCGAGATCGACTCGTCGGACTACAAGCTGCTGGTCAACCCGACCGGCCGCTTCGAGATCGGCGGCCCGATGGGCGACGCCGGCCTGACCGGCCGCAAGATCATCATCGACACCTACGGCGGCATGGCCCGCCACGGTGGCGGCGCGTTCTCCGGCAAGGACCCGTCGAAGGTCGACCGCTCCGCGGCGTACGCGATGCGCTGGGTCGCCAAGCACATCGTCGCCGCCGGCCTGGCCTCGCGCGCCGAGTGCCAGGTCGCGTACGCGATCGGCAAGGCCGCTCCGGTCGGCTTCTACGTCGACACCTTCGGCACCGAGACCGTCGCGATCGACAAGATCACCACGGCCGTCCTCGAGGTCTTCGACCTCCGCCCGGCCGCGATCATCCGCGACCTGGACCTGCTCCGCCCGATCTACACCCAGACCGCCGCCAACGGCCACTTCGGCCGCACCGGCGAAGACTTCACCTGGGAGAAGCTCGACCGCGTCGACGCCCTCAAGGCCGCCGCCACGAAGTAG